The window CCATCGACAATACTGTCCACGCCAAGCGCACGACATATCACGATCCCTGTAACTACGGCAGAAAGTCATTGAAGACCTTTGGTCACGGTTATTTTGAGGAAGGACGTATTATTACCAGAGAATGCTGTCCTGATTTCAAAGACATGAACCCCAACCGTGAAGGTAACTATTGTTGTGGTGCAGGAGGCGGTGCCTGGGCCATGCCATTTAGCGCTGAAAGGGTCTATTACGGGCGTATAAAGGCAAGGCAAATAGAGGAGACAGGAGCTGAACTGGTCATAGCGCCCTGTCATAACTGCCGTGATCAGATCAAGAAGAGTTTAGCACACGAATACGACTTGAATATAGAGGTCAAATACCTGTGGGAGTTGGTGGCCGATTCTCTGATTTTGCCATAATCGCTCACAGAGCATCCTATCTGTTTTGTTGTTGGGAGCTAGGCTCTCTCTGCCTCATATTTGGGGCATTCTGTAGGCGATTATACATAGCATATGGGAAATGAAGGAGGTTATCATGTCAGTTAAAGATGCCATTGGTTCTGTTATGGTAATAGGAGGCGGTGTCTCAGGCATTCAAGCCGCGTTGGACCTGGCTGATGCCGGATACTTTGTATATCTAGTAGAGAGAAGCGGTGCCATAGGAGGCGCTATGGCCCAGCTTGATAAAACCTTTCCTACCAATGACTGTGCAATGTGAATTTTGGCACCCAAGTTGGTGGAGTGCGGTCGGCACTTAAATATACAATTGATGACCTTGAGCGAGGTCATGGACATTGAGGGTGAAGAAGGAAACTTTTCAGTCAAGATCAAACAGCATCCACGTTACGTAGATGTAGACAAATGCATAGCCTGTGGAGAATGTGCTTCCAAATGTCCTAAGTCGGTGTTGGACGAATACAATGTCGGCATTTCCAAGCGTAAGGCCATTTACGTAAAGTATCCTCAAGCTGTTCCTCTGAAATATCAAATAGATCCTAAGTCCTGCATACGCCTAAACAAACCTGGTAAGTGTGGTTTTTGTGAGAAGGTATGCCCTGCAGGTGCCATAAAATTTGACGACACAGAAAAGGAACTCACAATACAAGTCGGTTCCATAATTATGGCCCCTGGCTTTGAGTGTTTTGATCCCAAAGAGGCAAAAGTATGGGGCTATGGACAATATCCAAATGTAATCACGTCACTTCAGTTTGAGCGCTTCCTTTCTTCCTCAGGCCCCACTGAAGGACATCTCATACGTCCCTCTGACGGAAAGTCTGTACGCAAGGTTGCTTTTTTGCAATGCGTGGGCAGCAGGGATAAGAACAGGTGTTCTAATGAATATTGCTCATCTGTGTGCTGCATGTACGCCATAAAAGAGGCTGTTATTGCCAAGGATCACGTACCTGACCTTGTGACCTCCATATTTTTCATGGACATGCGCACCAATGGGAAAGATTTTGATCGTTACTACCAGAGGGCTAAGGATGAATCCGGAGTACGGTTTGTAAGGTGTAGGGTCCACGGAGTGGAACCCCACGGCGAAGACGGAGACCTTAGAATCCATTACATAAATGAAGAAGGTCGTCAGATCGAAGAATACTATGACCTTGTGGTCCTTTCCGTGGGTCTGGAAACACCAAAGTCAGTAATAGAGCTGGCCAATAAGGCAGGCATACAACTTACTTTAAATAATTTTGCCGCTACCTCTGCCTTTAATCCAGTTCTCACCTCTAGACCTGGAATCTTTACCTGTGGGGCCTTCGCAGGTCCGAAGGACATTCCTCAATCGGTCATGGAAGGTTCTGCAGCAGCGGCAGGAGCAGCCGAAGTATTGGCACGGGTTCGAAATTCCATGACCAGGGAGAAAGAGTTTCCCCCTGAACGAGACGTGGCCAAGGAACAACCCAGGATTGGGGTATTTGTCTGCCACTGCGGTTCAAATATCGCATCAGTAGTTGATGTGGAGTCCCTGGCTGATTATGCAGCAACCCTTCCATATGTCGAACACGTGGAGAGGAACCTCTTTACCTGTTCCCAGGATACTCAAGAAATCATGAAGGATATCATTCAGAAAAAGGGACTAAACAGGATCGTTGTTGCTGCATGTACACCAAGGACCCATGAATCTCTCTTCAGAGAGACGTTAAAGGCTGCAGGACTCAACGAATACCTATTCGAGATGGCAAACATAAGGAATCAAGATTCCTGGGTACACCAGAACAATCCTCAACAGGCCACCCAAAAAGCCAAGGATCTCGTTAGGATGGCTGTTTCAAAGGTGGCATTGCAGGGACCTTTGAATCAGATCAATGTGCCTATAACCCAAAGGGGTCTCGTAATTGGTGGGGGCGTTGCCGGAATGGAAAGTGCCCTTAGTTTGGCAGAACAGGGATTTGATGTAGACCTTGTAGAAAAGGGTAGAGAATTAGGAGGAAATGCCAGGTTTCTGCACCAAACATGGACAAATGAGGATATTCAAGGATACCTTCAGAAATTAATCCAGAAGGTATTTGACCATCCAAAGATCAATGTCCACTTGGAATCTAAAGTAATAGATGTCGATGGATATGTTGGCAATTACTCCACTACAATATACAGCAGAGGAAAGAAGAAGACCATCGAACACGGTATTGGGATAATCGCCATCGGTGGCCAACGTTTTAGGCCCAATGAATACGGATACGGAAAGCTGGATGGCGTCTTCACTTCCATAGAATTCGATGCCATAAAAAGGGCAGGGGATTATCGCATAAGACGGGCCAAATCTTTCGTGTTCATACAGTGTGTTGGCTCACGAGAGGACGATAGAAATTACTGTTCACGCGTGTGTTGTACTCATTCTGTTCAGGCAGCAATTGATCTCAAAAAGGAAGATCCATCTCGGTCAGTATACATCCTTTACAGAGACATGCGTACTTATGGAGAACGTGAGGCCTTGTACAGGCAGGCCAGGGAGATGGGTATCATCTTCATCAATTACGAACTCCATGGAAAACCGCGAGTTAGTCCTATCGAGGACTCTCATCAAATGAAAGTCGAGGTTTGGGACCACGTGCTTCACCGTCCACTGGAGATTGTGACTGATCTAGTGGTACTTGCATCGGCTATTGTCCCAAATCCAGATGCCAAGAACCTAGCAAAGCTTTTCAAGGTGCCAGTGGATTCCGATGGCTTCTTCCAAGAGGCCCATGCCAAACTGAGACCAGTGGATTTTGCTACAGATGGTCTCTTTATGGCTGGATTGACCCATTATCCAAAACCCATAGAAGAATCTATTGCCCAGGCAAAGGCAGCAGCAGCAAAGGCAGCGGCCCTTCTGGCCAGGGAATCCATAGCTCTTGAAGCCATAAAGGCAAACGTCAACCCTCAAAAATGTGACGGCTGTGCTCTTTGTATAGATGTTTGCCCCTTCAATGCCATAAGCCTTGTGGAAACCAGAGACGAAAATGGCGACATTCACAAATCCATAAATATTAACAAGGCTCAATGCAAAGGTTGCGGTCTTTGCCAGGGGACATGTCCGAAAGAGGGGGTCAATGTTGCCGGCTTTTCAATGGAACAACTCAGGGCACAGATCAAAGCGGCTCTGGCTGCTTGATAGGTGAAAATAACAGGAGGTCTGAATCGATATGAGCTACGAACCCAAGATAACCGCCTTTTGTTGTAACTGGTGCTCCTATGCAGCAGCAGATCTTGCTGGGATTTCCAGAATGGAATATCCCCCAAATGTAAGAATAATCAGGGTCATGTGTTCAGGTATGGTGCATCCAGACCTTGTCCTGGAAGCCCTGAATTTTGGCGCAGACGGCGTAATGGTCCTCGGGTGACACCTTGGAGAGTGTCATTACCAGGATGGTAATTACGTAGCCTATGAAAGAGCAAAAATGATAAAGGACGTATTAAAAGAATTTGGTTATGATCCTGAACGGTTCCATATTGCCTGGTGCTCATCCTCTGAACCTGACAAATTTGTACAGGAAGTTACAGAGATGACCAACAGGATCAAGGCGCTGGGACCACATGCCAATAGCCTGTTTTACAGGGAAGCACAAAAGGCAAAGGAGTGTCAAAATGGGAGTTAAGGTAGTTAGCGAATGGCTCCATTCATGTTCAGGATGTGAAATCGCCATATTAAATATTGGCGAGGAGCTACTGGACCTGTTGGAACGGGTGGAGCTAGTGCACATACCAGTTTTAATGGACAAGAAATACTTTGGACAGACAGGCCAGGAGAATGATTTGGACATCCCTGAGGCAGATGTTGCCCTGGTCTCTGGTGGAGTAGCCAATGACGAGCACTTGGAGGTACTGGAAAAGGTAAGATCCCGCTGTAACTTCCTAATAGCCCTTGGGACTTGCGCTACACACGGAGGAATTCCGTCCCTTTTGAATCAGTGGACTAAGAAGGAGGCCATGGAGACCATTTATTCCACTTCAACTACTGATGATTGCGAGATCCCCTCTGAAGGGATTCCAAAGATGCTGGACAGGGTCTATGCGCTGGACGAACAAGTTAAGGTGGATTTGATGGTGCCAGGGTGTCCTCCTAATTCGGAACATATTGCAAGTGTCTTGAAGGCCCTCATTTCAGGGAAAAGTCCTACGCTTCCAGACAAAAGCGTGTGTAGCACATGTCCGACCCTAAGAAAGGGTAAGGGAGACGTAAAGGGAGTGAAGAGGTTTTTAGAGAATGCCAACTTCACCCCTGGCGAACCTTTGGAACGCATGAGGTGTCTGCTGGAACAAGGATATATGTGCATGGGGCCTGTGACTGCAGCGGGCTGCGCTGTTTCTGGGGCACCCAAATGTATATCTGCAAGGGTGCCGTGCCGCGGTTGCTATGGACCAGTACGGTTCAATGGTAATCAGTTGCTCGACATGATGAATGCCCTTGCAAGTAATGGAATAGACTGGAGATCAATTGAGGATAAACGTTCGCTTTTGCGATTTTCAGGGGCACACGGTTTTTTAAGACCGTTAAAACATGAGAAATGATGGAGAATATCGTTATGGGTAAGACCTTAAACATACAACCTATTACCAGAATAGAAGGACATGCCAAGATCTCTATCCATCTCGATGACGATGGCAACGTCCAGGATACCCGGCTTTATATAATGTCTCTACGCGGATTTGAGAAATTCATAGAAGGGCGTCCTGCAGAAGAGGTGCCTAGGATAGTAAACCGTATTTGCGGAATCTGTCCATGGATGCATCATACTGCATCTGTAAAGGCAGTTGACGGCTGTTTTGGAGTGACTCCAACCCCTGCAGGAAATAAGTTGAGGGAGTTACTCCAGGTCATGGCGCACATAAATGATAAGATCCTCCACTTTTTCTTCCTGGCAGCCCCGGACTTTGTCATTGGGCCTGATAGTGACTATAGGGTGAGAAATGTACTTGGAATAGCCCAAAAGGCACCGGATTTGGCCAGAGAGGTGGTGAAGATGCGCCAGATGGGCCAGATGATGATAGAAGGATTTGCAGGAAAGGCCATACATCCT is drawn from Dissulfuribacter thermophilus and contains these coding sequences:
- a CDS encoding FAD-dependent oxidoreductase, which codes for MSVKDAIGSVMVIGGGVSGIQAALDLADAGYFVYLVERSGAIGGAMAQLDKTFPTNDCAMUILAPKLVECGRHLNIQLMTLSEVMDIEGEEGNFSVKIKQHPRYVDVDKCIACGECASKCPKSVLDEYNVGISKRKAIYVKYPQAVPLKYQIDPKSCIRLNKPGKCGFCEKVCPAGAIKFDDTEKELTIQVGSIIMAPGFECFDPKEAKVWGYGQYPNVITSLQFERFLSSSGPTEGHLIRPSDGKSVRKVAFLQCVGSRDKNRCSNEYCSSVCCMYAIKEAVIAKDHVPDLVTSIFFMDMRTNGKDFDRYYQRAKDESGVRFVRCRVHGVEPHGEDGDLRIHYINEEGRQIEEYYDLVVLSVGLETPKSVIELANKAGIQLTLNNFAATSAFNPVLTSRPGIFTCGAFAGPKDIPQSVMEGSAAAAGAAEVLARVRNSMTREKEFPPERDVAKEQPRIGVFVCHCGSNIASVVDVESLADYAATLPYVEHVERNLFTCSQDTQEIMKDIIQKKGLNRIVVAACTPRTHESLFRETLKAAGLNEYLFEMANIRNQDSWVHQNNPQQATQKAKDLVRMAVSKVALQGPLNQINVPITQRGLVIGGGVAGMESALSLAEQGFDVDLVEKGRELGGNARFLHQTWTNEDIQGYLQKLIQKVFDHPKINVHLESKVIDVDGYVGNYSTTIYSRGKKKTIEHGIGIIAIGGQRFRPNEYGYGKLDGVFTSIEFDAIKRAGDYRIRRAKSFVFIQCVGSREDDRNYCSRVCCTHSVQAAIDLKKEDPSRSVYILYRDMRTYGEREALYRQAREMGIIFINYELHGKPRVSPIEDSHQMKVEVWDHVLHRPLEIVTDLVVLASAIVPNPDAKNLAKLFKVPVDSDGFFQEAHAKLRPVDFATDGLFMAGLTHYPKPIEESIAQAKAAAAKAAALLARESIALEAIKANVNPQKCDGCALCIDVCPFNAISLVETRDENGDIHKSININKAQCKGCGLCQGTCPKEGVNVAGFSMEQLRAQIKAALAA
- a CDS encoding hydrogenase iron-sulfur subunit yields the protein MSYEPKITAFCCNWCSYAAADLAGISRMEYPPNVRIIRVMCSGMVHPDLVLEALNFGADGVMVLGUHLGECHYQDGNYVAYERAKMIKDVLKEFGYDPERFHIAWCSSSEPDKFVQEVTEMTNRIKALGPHANSLFYREAQKAKECQNGS
- a CDS encoding methyl viologen-reducing hydrogenase, producing MGVKVVSEWLHSCSGCEIAILNIGEELLDLLERVELVHIPVLMDKKYFGQTGQENDLDIPEADVALVSGGVANDEHLEVLEKVRSRCNFLIALGTCATHGGIPSLLNQWTKKEAMETIYSTSTTDDCEIPSEGIPKMLDRVYALDEQVKVDLMVPGCPPNSEHIASVLKALISGKSPTLPDKSVCSTCPTLRKGKGDVKGVKRFLENANFTPGEPLERMRCLLEQGYMCMGPVTAAGCAVSGAPKCISARVPCRGCYGPVRFNGNQLLDMMNALASNGIDWRSIEDKRSLLRFSGAHGFLRPLKHEK